In Actinomycetota bacterium, the following are encoded in one genomic region:
- a CDS encoding branched-chain amino acid ABC transporter permease codes for MTDLAQFVVKGVALGGVYALVALGFVVVFKATGVVNFAQGSLLAVGAYLTYTTSVLWGLPFPVAVAAATAGAVVLALAVERVVVRPLAGQPAISVVLATLGVAIVVEQLITVVWGFRPHHIGDPWGAGSVRFAGLVLSQVDVATLVIVATLVGGLSAFFLRTRLGLALRAAAADAEAAAALGISPRLVSRVAWAMAAVVATVAGVLLASGPAAAVPNLGEHALRAFPAVLLGGFTSLAGALAGGVIIGVVEVLTAGYAPGQELVVPYLVMLAVLLARPDGLFTAREARRL; via the coding sequence GCCCAGTTCGTGGTCAAGGGGGTGGCCCTGGGTGGGGTGTACGCCCTGGTGGCCCTGGGCTTCGTGGTCGTGTTCAAGGCCACCGGGGTGGTGAACTTCGCCCAGGGTTCGTTGCTGGCCGTGGGCGCCTACCTCACCTACACGACCTCGGTGTTGTGGGGCCTGCCTTTCCCGGTGGCGGTCGCCGCGGCCACCGCGGGTGCGGTCGTGCTGGCCCTGGCCGTCGAGCGGGTGGTGGTGCGGCCGCTGGCCGGCCAGCCCGCCATCTCGGTGGTGCTGGCCACGCTGGGGGTGGCCATAGTCGTCGAGCAGCTCATCACGGTGGTGTGGGGGTTCCGGCCCCACCACATCGGCGACCCTTGGGGGGCCGGCAGTGTGCGGTTCGCGGGGCTGGTCCTGTCGCAGGTCGACGTGGCCACGCTGGTGATCGTGGCCACCCTCGTCGGGGGCCTGTCGGCCTTCTTCCTCCGCACCCGGCTGGGCCTGGCCCTGCGGGCCGCGGCGGCCGATGCGGAGGCCGCGGCCGCCCTGGGGATCAGCCCCCGGCTGGTGTCGCGGGTGGCGTGGGCCATGGCCGCGGTGGTGGCCACCGTAGCCGGGGTACTGCTGGCCTCGGGCCCGGCCGCGGCTGTCCCCAACCTCGGCGAGCACGCCCTGCGGGCCTTCCCGGCCGTGCTGCTGGGGGGGTTCACGTCCCTGGCCGGGGCGCTGGCCGGAGGGGTGATCATCGGGGTCGTGGAGGTGCTGACCGCCGGCTACGCGCCCGGCCAGGAGCTGGTCGTCCCCTATCTCGTGATGCTGGCTGTGCTGCTGGCCCGTCCCGACGGCCTGTTCACCGCTCGTGAGGCCCGGCGCCTGTGA
- a CDS encoding branched-chain amino acid ABC transporter permease yields MTRNRALVLAAAVIYVVLPLRVSDHWLSVLNLAAIAAVGAYGLNLLTGTCGQLSLGHAAFLGAGAYTAAVVGGPLPVWLGAAALVGALVGLAAGPLAVRVKGHTVAIVTLALVFVGQHVFRRWTWFTGGNAGRSDLPSPALPGTHDQGWFWLAWALVAVVAWLVANVMRSRSGRAMAAVRTSERAAAVMGVDVARTKVAAFVASGALAGAAGALYGSYRGYVGPQEWGLLVSVQYLAMVLIGGLGTLRGPVLGALFVTALPHAVDAVLDAGPSALVTEAQVTQLLFGVSIVAVVLVRARRRPRAAVLSGPAGPHVTGPAAPEVNTG; encoded by the coding sequence GTGACCCGCAACCGCGCCCTGGTGCTGGCCGCGGCGGTCATCTATGTCGTGCTTCCCCTGCGGGTGTCCGACCATTGGCTGTCGGTGCTCAACCTGGCGGCCATCGCCGCCGTCGGCGCCTACGGGCTCAACCTGCTCACGGGCACCTGCGGGCAGCTCTCGCTGGGCCACGCCGCCTTCCTGGGGGCGGGCGCCTACACGGCCGCGGTCGTGGGCGGGCCGCTGCCGGTATGGCTGGGGGCGGCGGCCCTCGTGGGCGCGCTGGTCGGGCTGGCCGCCGGCCCGCTGGCCGTGCGGGTCAAGGGCCACACGGTGGCCATCGTCACCCTGGCCCTGGTGTTCGTGGGCCAGCACGTGTTCCGGCGATGGACGTGGTTCACGGGCGGCAACGCCGGCCGCTCCGACCTGCCGTCGCCGGCCCTGCCCGGCACCCACGACCAGGGTTGGTTCTGGCTGGCCTGGGCCCTGGTGGCGGTGGTGGCCTGGCTGGTGGCCAATGTCATGCGCTCGCGCTCGGGCCGGGCCATGGCCGCGGTACGCACCAGCGAGCGGGCGGCCGCGGTGATGGGGGTGGACGTGGCCCGCACCAAGGTGGCGGCCTTCGTAGCGTCCGGTGCTCTGGCGGGGGCCGCGGGTGCCCTGTACGGCTCCTACCGGGGTTATGTCGGGCCGCAGGAGTGGGGCCTGCTGGTCTCGGTGCAGTACCTGGCCATGGTCCTGATCGGCGGCCTGGGGACGCTGCGGGGCCCGGTGCTGGGTGCGTTGTTCGTGACCGCCCTGCCCCACGCCGTGGACGCGGTGCTCGACGCCGGTCCTTCCGCCTTGGTCACCGAGGCCCAGGTCACCCAGTTGCTGTTCGGGGTGTCGATCGTGGCCGTCGTGCTCGTGCGGGCCCGGCGCCGCCCTCGGGCCGCAGTTCTGAGCGGGCCCGCTGGTCCTCATGTAACGGGGCCCGCGGCCCCGGAGGTCAACACGGGGTGA
- a CDS encoding ABC transporter substrate-binding protein: protein MKLPRRVLQPLLALALVALGLSGCGRDAVAAAPGFDGQTIRLGVLTPLQGPVAAIGRPLTAGGELYFEWLNAERGGIAGRYRVELVVEDTGYNADTAIAKYQKIKNSVVMFEQVLGTPIVKALLPQFNRDGIVASPASLDAEWARERHLLALGAPYQVQFANTLDYWVNEAGGRGQKACFAGVASPYGDAGLQGLEAAAAELGVTVAARARYNAGDTSFTGPVTQLRDAGCDAVFMATFAGDTSRIVGEAEALEFRPQFAVQATGWDPSLATGPLGAVMARSVWVMGEGTEWGDRSVKGQAEMLQRLARYRPSQAPDYYFVFGYYQAWAAAQVLELAAERGDLSRAGIVSAMEAVDVLRFEGLSGDYVYGPATERVPPRASTIFSVDPTRPLGLAALVVNLETRTAAAYPFP, encoded by the coding sequence GTGAAACTGCCTCGACGCGTTCTACAACCGCTGCTCGCCCTCGCCCTCGTGGCCCTCGGCCTCTCCGGGTGTGGGCGCGACGCGGTGGCCGCCGCCCCCGGGTTCGACGGCCAGACCATCCGCCTCGGGGTGCTGACGCCGCTGCAGGGCCCGGTGGCCGCCATCGGTCGCCCCCTGACGGCCGGGGGCGAGCTCTACTTCGAGTGGCTGAACGCCGAGCGGGGCGGCATCGCCGGGCGCTACCGGGTCGAGCTGGTCGTGGAGGACACGGGCTACAACGCCGACACGGCCATCGCCAAGTACCAGAAGATCAAGAACAGCGTGGTCATGTTCGAACAGGTCCTGGGGACGCCCATCGTCAAGGCGCTCCTGCCCCAGTTCAACCGGGACGGGATCGTCGCCTCACCCGCCTCCCTCGACGCCGAATGGGCCCGCGAGCGCCACCTCCTGGCCCTGGGCGCGCCCTACCAGGTGCAGTTCGCCAACACCTTGGACTACTGGGTGAACGAGGCCGGGGGCCGGGGCCAGAAGGCGTGCTTCGCGGGAGTGGCCTCGCCTTATGGGGACGCCGGCCTGCAAGGCCTGGAGGCGGCGGCCGCCGAGCTGGGGGTAACAGTGGCCGCTCGCGCCCGCTACAACGCCGGGGACACGTCGTTCACCGGGCCGGTAACCCAGCTGCGCGACGCGGGTTGCGACGCCGTGTTCATGGCCACCTTCGCGGGAGACACGTCGCGCATCGTGGGCGAGGCCGAGGCCCTGGAGTTCCGCCCGCAGTTCGCCGTGCAGGCCACCGGTTGGGACCCCTCGCTGGCCACCGGTCCGCTCGGCGCGGTCATGGCCCGGTCGGTGTGGGTCATGGGGGAGGGCACCGAGTGGGGAGACCGGTCCGTCAAGGGCCAGGCCGAGATGCTCCAACGCCTGGCCCGCTACCGCCCGTCACAGGCGCCCGACTACTACTTCGTGTTCGGGTACTACCAGGCCTGGGCCGCGGCCCAGGTCCTCGAACTGGCGGCCGAGCGTGGTGACCTGTCCCGGGCCGGCATCGTGTCGGCCATGGAGGCGGTCGACGTCCTGCGCTTCGAGGGCCTGTCGGGCGACTACGTGTACGGCCCGGCCACCGAGCGGGTGCCCCCCCGGGCCAGCACGATCTTCTCCGTCGACCCCACCCGCCCGCTGGGCCTGGCTGCGCTGGTCGTCAACCTCGAGACCCGCACAGCCGCGGCCTACCCGTTCCCGTAG